The window GAATCGATCGCCTTGACGACGAGTTGGTGCGAGCCGTTCGTGAGGTTGGTGGTGTCGACCGACCAACTGGTCGGCAACGTGGCCGAGGCCGACTGGAGGGAGCCGTCGAGCCAGAACTCGACCCGCTGGGCGGAGGCGCCGCCGGTGGCGCTGAACGTATTGACGCCGGTCACGGAGGCGACGGCCTCGGACGACGTCACGGCCACCGCCGGGGGGGTGATGAGGGAAGCCGGGCGGGCCACGAAGTTATCGAACGCGAGGGGCGAAGCGTCGACGCGGCCGCCGCGGGAAACCCCGACGAACCCGCCCGCCGTGATGCCGGTGTCGGTCGCGGTCAGGGCCGGCTCGGGGGTCGTCAGCCAGTCGCCGGTCGGCGAGAGCCACATGCCCGTGTCCGGCCGCGAAACGACGGCACTGAGTTGATTCCCGATCACCGTCAGGGTGACGTTGATCCAGACGCCGCTGACGTAACTATTTGAATTGATCGACGCGAGCGTCGTCTGGACGCCGTTCACTACCTTGACGATCTGGACGTTCAACCCGCGGGCGATCTGGACCGCGTAGTAAGTCGGCGTGGCCGTGTTGAGGTTCGCCCCGCGGGCCATCACGGCCGCCGGAATGAGGGTGGTCGTGAGAACGGACGCGGACACCTGAACATCCGCCGGTTGGGAAGTCGCGTACCACGCGCGGGCGGCCGTGACCGACGTCCCGGCCGCGACGAGCGCGTTCGGTCCACTCGGGGCCGTCGCGGGCGGGGCCGGTGGGGCCGCGACGAACCCGGCCGTCCCGTCGTTCGTCCACCCGGCCCACCCGGTCGGGAGGCTCCCCGTCTTGGTCGTGTCGAACGACTCCTGGATGACCTGGGTCGGCGGGGCGGTCACGGCGAAGCTGTCGAAGAACTCCATCCCCTGTCCGCCCGCCCCCCGGGCGATGCCGACCGACCCGTTGGCCGTGGTGGACACGACGTTGGCCTGGAGCGCGTTGGCGGCGGCCGTTTGCCATTGCCCCTGGGCGTTCAGGTAGGCCCCCGTGTCGCCCCGTTGGATTTGAACGGTAGCCGTCCCGCCGGTCGGTTGCAGGGTGACGGTGACCCACGGGCCGAACACTTCGGTCGGGACGGAGAGCGACGCGAGTGTGGTCGCGACCCCGTTCTGGACCTGAACCAGTGTGACCTTCTGGGTGCCGGAGTAGACGTAGGCCGCGAGGTAGCTCGGGCTGCTCGTGGTCAGGTTCTGACCGCGTGTGAGTACGCCCGCCGGCGCGGGCCCGTCCGACTTGACCGCGACCGATACGCCGGCATCCGCGGGCTCGGTGGTGGGCGCCCAGGTGTATTCATTCGTGGCGGTCGTCCCGAGCGCGGCGATCGAGGTCGTCCCCGACGCCGCGGCGAGGTTGGTCGTCATGAACCCGCCGGCCGAGTTGCTGCTCCAACTTTGCCACCCCGTCGGTGTGTATGGCGGGGTGGTGGTATCGAACGATTGACTGAGCAAGAGCGTGGCGGGCGTTTCGCGGCATTCTAATTCATCAACGCGGGGTCGGAACCGGTGCGCGAATGGGCGCATAGGGCGGTGTGCTCCTACTCTAGGTGTCGATCATACCGGTCGCGCGGGTCGGAGAAACCGCGTGCGGCCGGGGCGGGTGAGCGCGCGGCGCAAGTCCGAATACCCGTCGCGTTTGCTTCCGTGAAACACGTTTCGATCGGTCGCGCGCGGCGGGGGTCCGGTGTTCGGTTAGGATTCGGCCGCGGGTCCGGGCGAAAGAGATGAAATGCACCGGGCCGCGGGGGAATCGCCCCCCGCGGCCCGGTAGTATGCCGACGAGTCGACGGACAGTCACATCGCGACGAATCGCCGCGACGGGATTAATACCCTCGAACCGGCACGATCCTCCCTTCCGATCGGATCGCAAGTCGCCGGGTTTGTTGGTTGTGACGACCGCGCGGGGACCGTTGTCGTCGTGCGGCGTCGCCACCGAGGGTTATTCTTCGACCGAAATCAGTCGTTGATTGCGTCCACCAGAACGCCACTCTTGTATACCAGCTTGCCGCTAAACCCCACGACCGGGGTGCCGTTCACGCCGCCATTACCGCCCGGTCCGGTGCCGGTACCGTTGCCGGTGCCGGTCCCATTGCCCGAACCCGAGCTTCGGTTAAAGAGGGCCGCCAGTGCTTTCCCCTTTGGCACGCCCAAGCCGGTACACAAGTCGATCCCGGGCCCGGCCCGGTATTGCCCGTTGTCGCCGGTGGTAATGTCGGTGAAGGCGGCCGGGTTCGCGTACAACTTGTCCGTGATAAACCCGAGCCGCCGGCCGAACGTGGCGAATAGCCCCGCCAGGAACGGGGCCACGAAACTGGTTCCACCGACGCCGCCCCAACTGCCTCCGATGAAGATATTCACACCCGTCTCCGGGGCCGCGTCGGCCGACACGTCGGGACTCGTCCGGCCGGTGGCCTGAGGGGCTCCGATGGCCCACGGCTGCTGCGGGAACACCACCGAAATCCCGCCACCGGTGTCGGACCAGGCCGATTCCGGGGGCGAATCATTCGGGTATTTGGCCGTCCCGCCGCAGGAGATAATTTCGGGCACGCACGACGGGCCGAACATGTTCGCCCCGGGCGCCGGCGCTTCGACCGCCCCCATGATCCCTTGCGACCCCCAGTCGCCGGACGCCGCGAACACGATCATCTTGGAATTCTTGACGGCGGTCTGGATGTCGGTCAGTTCCCCGGAGCCGAAATCGGTTTCCCGCGCGGCCCAAGAGATACTGAACGTGTCACACCCGTCGGCGTCGGCCTGCTTGATCGCGGCCGTAAAATCCCCGGAGAAATAGACGCGAATCTCCTTCAACGGGGCGTTGGCCTCGGCCGCGGCGGCGATCGCCGCCTCGATGTCCAGGACGACTTCCGTGTCGGCGTCAGACCCGGGGGAGTTCGTTAGGTCCATCGGCACGTCGGTCAGCTTGGGCATCGCGTAACCGTAATGCTGGCAGAATGCTTTAATGTCAGCGGGATCGTAACCCCCGCCCATTTCGATGATCCCGACCGTGCCCCCGGCCGAACCCGATGTGGGCCAATCGTACGCCTTGCACAACGCCCCCATGTCCCAGGTGTTTGAATCCGCCGGGGACGGGTGAAAGAGGGGCCGGCCGTGCGTCTTGGCGGGCCGCCGGAAGCAAGGGCGGCAAACCGTCTTACCGAGTGTGCGCCGCACGTACTGCGTCATAACATTCGCCATAACGACTCCTGGATAAAGGTCCGGGTTGACACGCCAGTCTCACCACCCTCGCGG is drawn from Fimbriiglobus ruber and contains these coding sequences:
- a CDS encoding S53 family peptidase; its protein translation is MANVMTQYVRRTLGKTVCRPCFRRPAKTHGRPLFHPSPADSNTWDMGALCKAYDWPTSGSAGGTVGIIEMGGGYDPADIKAFCQHYGYAMPKLTDVPMDLTNSPGSDADTEVVLDIEAAIAAAAEANAPLKEIRVYFSGDFTAAIKQADADGCDTFSISWAARETDFGSGELTDIQTAVKNSKMIVFAASGDWGSQGIMGAVEAPAPGANMFGPSCVPEIISCGGTAKYPNDSPPESAWSDTGGGISVVFPQQPWAIGAPQATGRTSPDVSADAAPETGVNIFIGGSWGGVGGTSFVAPFLAGLFATFGRRLGFITDKLYANPAAFTDITTGDNGQYRAGPGIDLCTGLGVPKGKALAALFNRSSGSGNGTGTGNGTGTGPGGNGGVNGTPVVGFSGKLVYKSGVLVDAIND